The following are encoded in a window of Rhodothermus bifroesti genomic DNA:
- the hisD gene encoding histidinol dehydrogenase, producing the protein MELLPIVAYGSRHERLAAILQRSGTFDPVIEQRVREILEAVRQRGDAALEELTERFDGVRPPSLRVSEAELEAAYAAIDPELKAVLAEAAANIRRFHEHQRRTSWFIEEDDGVVLGQRVLPLERVGLYVPGGRAFYPSSLLMNAIPAQVAGVRELHLVSPPTASGRPHPLVLATAYFLGVRHVYAVGGAQAIAALAFGTETIPRVDKIVGPGNAYVATAKKLVYGPVAIDAIAGPSEIVVVADDTADPEFVAADLLSQAEHDERASAILVTPHRLLAEVVQAKVRELVARAPRRPILEVSLARYSACIVTESLEEAFAVVNELAPEHLELLVRDPWAALTQVRHAGAVFLGPYATEPVGDYFAGPNHVLPTGGTARYASALSVDDFVRSQSIIAYTARRLQQTGPQIIRFAEAEDLPAHAQAVAIRLARLRETSAAFSTSKTVS; encoded by the coding sequence ATGGAACTGCTGCCCATTGTAGCCTATGGGAGCCGGCATGAGCGGTTGGCAGCAATCTTGCAGCGTAGCGGCACGTTCGATCCCGTTATTGAGCAACGCGTTCGCGAAATTCTCGAAGCAGTGCGCCAGCGAGGGGATGCAGCGCTTGAGGAATTGACTGAACGGTTTGATGGCGTGCGCCCTCCGTCTTTGCGTGTTTCGGAGGCCGAATTGGAAGCGGCCTATGCCGCGATAGATCCAGAGCTGAAAGCCGTTTTAGCCGAAGCAGCAGCCAACATCCGCCGCTTTCACGAACACCAGCGCCGCACGTCTTGGTTTATCGAAGAAGACGATGGCGTGGTGCTGGGTCAACGGGTGTTGCCTCTGGAACGGGTGGGCTTGTACGTTCCGGGGGGGCGTGCCTTTTACCCGTCGAGCTTGCTGATGAACGCCATTCCAGCACAGGTGGCTGGGGTACGAGAATTGCACCTGGTTTCTCCCCCAACTGCTTCGGGCAGGCCGCATCCTTTGGTTTTGGCTACAGCGTATTTTTTGGGCGTGCGCCATGTGTACGCTGTAGGAGGTGCCCAAGCCATTGCGGCTTTGGCGTTTGGCACAGAAACAATCCCGCGCGTGGACAAAATCGTGGGTCCTGGCAATGCCTACGTAGCAACGGCTAAAAAGCTAGTCTACGGCCCAGTAGCGATTGATGCCATAGCGGGTCCTAGTGAGATCGTGGTTGTGGCCGACGACACGGCCGACCCGGAATTTGTGGCAGCTGACCTTTTGTCGCAGGCCGAGCACGACGAGCGGGCTTCGGCCATTCTAGTGACGCCGCACCGTTTGCTGGCCGAAGTGGTGCAGGCAAAAGTGCGGGAACTGGTAGCCCGTGCACCGCGCCGCCCTATTCTTGAGGTATCGCTTGCCCGCTATAGTGCCTGCATTGTGACCGAGTCTCTAGAAGAAGCTTTTGCCGTGGTCAACGAGCTGGCACCTGAACATCTAGAGCTTCTCGTCCGCGACCCCTGGGCAGCGCTGACACAGGTGCGCCATGCAGGCGCCGTCTTTCTCGGACCCTATGCCACCGAACCTGTGGGAGACTACTTTGCCGGTCCCAATCACGTACTACCTACCGGGGGGACGGCCCGGTATGCTTCCGCACTCAGTGTAGATGATTTTGTGCGTAGCCAGTCGATTATTGCCTATACAGCCCGGCGATTGCAGCAGACAGGACCGCAAATTATCCGCTTTGCGGAGGCCGAAGACCTGCCAGCCCATGCCCAGGCTGTTGCCATCCGCCTGGCGCGCTTGCGTGAAACTTCTGCGGCCTTCTCGACTTCCAAAACCGTGTCGTAA
- the hisC gene encoding histidinol-phosphate transaminase codes for MLHDVLTVDALTQALQVIRPAVRQGKPYSVGAPPEAPIKLNQNENPFELPEAVKRELLEALQEVPLNRYPAEHPERLRQALAEHLGWSPEGIIVGNGSNELTFTLGLAVVDAGTPVVLPRPMFSFYEMMVRLHGGNVLGVPPRPDLQFDTEALLETISRNRPALVVLTTPNNPTGLTMAPEDVEAIVQAAPGLVLIDEAYVEFTDGIGFRRFLDHYPHVLLLRTFSKAFGLAGVRLGYLVGHPRIIQELYKARIPFMVDRLAETIALTLLRHYKLVQEQAARIKQAVAWLYQELATLAGVAPVPSQANFVIFRTELQPRILLARLAQKGILLRDLSNYPELRGYVRVSAGRPEENRAFMDALKEALTEPE; via the coding sequence ATGCTTCACGATGTGCTGACCGTCGACGCCTTAACACAGGCATTGCAGGTCATCCGGCCTGCAGTGCGCCAAGGTAAGCCCTATAGCGTAGGTGCGCCCCCTGAGGCGCCAATCAAGCTTAATCAAAACGAAAATCCTTTCGAGCTGCCCGAAGCGGTTAAACGTGAGCTGCTCGAGGCGCTTCAGGAAGTTCCGCTGAACCGCTATCCTGCCGAGCATCCAGAACGCTTGCGCCAGGCCCTAGCTGAGCACCTTGGATGGAGCCCTGAGGGCATTATTGTAGGTAACGGCTCTAACGAGCTGACCTTTACCCTTGGCCTAGCGGTGGTGGATGCAGGTACTCCGGTGGTGCTGCCGCGGCCCATGTTTTCCTTCTATGAAATGATGGTACGGTTGCACGGTGGAAACGTGCTGGGCGTGCCGCCGCGTCCTGACTTGCAGTTCGATACCGAGGCACTGCTTGAAACCATCAGCCGTAACAGGCCTGCACTGGTGGTGCTGACCACCCCGAACAATCCAACGGGCCTGACAATGGCGCCTGAAGACGTGGAGGCCATCGTGCAGGCAGCTCCTGGTTTGGTCTTGATCGATGAAGCCTACGTAGAGTTTACCGATGGCATTGGGTTTCGGAGGTTTTTAGATCACTACCCCCACGTACTGTTGCTGCGCACGTTTTCGAAGGCTTTTGGTTTGGCCGGAGTGCGATTGGGCTATCTGGTAGGCCACCCGCGCATCATTCAGGAACTCTACAAGGCCCGTATTCCTTTTATGGTAGATCGGTTGGCTGAGACGATAGCCCTAACGCTGCTGCGGCACTACAAACTCGTGCAGGAGCAAGCCGCGCGCATCAAGCAAGCAGTGGCTTGGCTCTACCAGGAGCTGGCTACGCTGGCTGGTGTAGCACCGGTGCCTTCACAGGCGAATTTTGTTATCTTTCGGACAGAGCTGCAACCTCGCATTCTGCTTGCTCGTCTGGCCCAGAAAGGCATTTTGCTGCGCGACCTGAGCAACTATCCTGAGCTGCGGGGTTACGTGCGCGTAAGCGCTGGGCGGCCAGAAGAGAACCGGGCCTTTATGGACGCGTTGAAAGAGGCGCTTACCGAACCTGAATAG
- a CDS encoding bifunctional nuclease family protein, whose amino-acid sequence MELIQVDIVGLSTSPSSGGAYALVLGEVDGNRRLPIIIGAFEAQAIALELEKIQPPRPMTHDLLRDLFEAVGAEVLSVVIDELRDGTFYAKIRFVHNGRERQLDARPSDAVALAVRVDAPIFVAPAVMEEAGIPAEEGGTLSVSSSREMEEPEPPMSRLERMQKMLEKAIEEEDYERAAQLRDEIARLKKEQGQN is encoded by the coding sequence ATGGAGCTCATACAGGTTGACATCGTTGGGCTTTCTACGAGTCCTTCCAGTGGTGGGGCGTATGCGCTGGTCTTAGGAGAGGTTGACGGCAATCGGCGGTTACCGATCATCATCGGTGCTTTTGAAGCGCAAGCCATCGCGCTGGAATTAGAGAAAATTCAGCCGCCACGCCCGATGACGCACGATCTTTTGCGTGACCTATTCGAGGCAGTGGGTGCGGAGGTGCTGAGCGTGGTGATTGATGAGCTGCGCGATGGTACATTCTATGCCAAGATTCGCTTTGTGCATAACGGACGAGAGCGTCAACTGGATGCTCGACCCAGCGATGCTGTGGCGCTGGCTGTACGTGTCGATGCGCCTATCTTTGTAGCCCCAGCCGTGATGGAAGAGGCAGGCATTCCGGCCGAAGAAGGCGGAACCCTTTCGGTGAGCAGCAGCCGCGAAATGGAGGAGCCCGAGCCGCCCATGTCGCGCCTGGAACGTATGCAGAAAATGCTCGAAAAAGCTATCGAAGAGGAAGACTACGAACGTGCTGCCCAATTGCGGGATGAGATTGCTCGCCTAAAAAAAGAACAAGGACAAAACTAA
- the bshC gene encoding bacillithiol biosynthesis cysteine-adding enzyme BshC, which produces MTAALRIQQIDRLPLPTLRKLSKLFVTYATDYALLDAFYAGDYRSPSVRRALAKRVAQHPRQRDVLVRVLLEQNTRWGLDAATQANIEALRLPDSVAVVSGQQVGLFGGPLFTLYKVLTLCRLAQALAEELERPVIPVFWLAGEDHDYEEVAALTVLKGAEPVTLRLELPLPGYAGAVGRLPLPASVRDLLAALEALLPATAFREPLMALLNETYQPGVTLQDAFARLLKRWLPGSGLVLIDPDDARLKALARPLFAQELEDWQTAQAHLEHVSRSLEHAYHVQVRTQPTNLFLLEDHQRLALDAFGEGFRLRGTDRQLSRQEALSLLEASPERFSPGVLLRPLYQDWLLPTLVYVAGPSETAYWAQLKPLYAWANVPMPLVFPRTMALLVEPRVAQLLERYKLRPEMLQHDPDHLFHELVRQQLDGELEAAFKAAQQQLDDMVARLRPVVERIEPTLGPATEALGAALRHELDRFEGRVLKAAKQREATLHNQIARLHASLFPNGVLQERVFSPVYFLSKYGLGLIEALYNDWPLDPANLHIVYL; this is translated from the coding sequence ATGACAGCTGCCTTGCGAATCCAGCAGATTGACCGTTTGCCGCTTCCCACATTGCGGAAGCTTTCAAAGCTCTTTGTGACGTATGCCACCGATTACGCGCTGCTGGATGCGTTTTATGCCGGTGACTACCGATCGCCTAGCGTACGCCGCGCCTTGGCCAAACGCGTAGCCCAGCATCCCCGCCAGCGCGACGTGCTCGTCCGTGTCCTCTTGGAGCAAAACACCCGTTGGGGACTAGACGCGGCTACGCAGGCGAACATTGAAGCATTGCGCCTGCCCGACAGTGTAGCTGTGGTCTCGGGCCAACAGGTAGGATTGTTCGGCGGGCCGCTTTTTACGCTTTATAAAGTGCTCACGCTGTGTCGGCTAGCTCAGGCGCTTGCTGAGGAGCTGGAGCGACCGGTCATTCCTGTCTTCTGGCTGGCTGGGGAAGACCACGACTACGAGGAAGTTGCTGCGCTAACGGTGCTTAAGGGGGCTGAGCCGGTTACGCTGCGTTTGGAGCTGCCGCTGCCAGGTTATGCCGGAGCGGTAGGTCGTCTACCGCTACCAGCGTCGGTGCGTGACCTCCTGGCAGCCCTAGAAGCCCTACTGCCTGCTACAGCGTTTCGGGAGCCATTAATGGCTTTGCTCAACGAGACCTACCAGCCTGGGGTAACGCTGCAAGATGCCTTCGCGCGTTTACTCAAGCGCTGGCTGCCAGGCTCCGGCCTGGTACTGATCGATCCAGACGATGCCCGCCTCAAAGCGCTGGCACGTCCACTGTTTGCCCAAGAGCTCGAAGACTGGCAGACCGCACAGGCGCATCTGGAACACGTAAGCCGCTCTTTAGAGCACGCTTATCACGTACAGGTGCGCACCCAGCCCACCAACTTATTTTTACTTGAAGACCACCAGCGCCTTGCACTCGATGCCTTCGGCGAAGGCTTTCGACTGCGGGGTACCGACCGGCAGCTCTCGCGTCAAGAAGCGCTAAGCTTGCTTGAGGCGTCACCCGAGCGTTTCAGTCCCGGGGTGTTGCTGCGGCCTCTTTATCAAGATTGGCTCCTGCCCACGTTGGTATATGTAGCTGGACCTTCGGAAACGGCCTACTGGGCGCAGCTCAAACCGCTTTATGCTTGGGCAAACGTGCCAATGCCGCTGGTCTTTCCGCGCACGATGGCCTTGCTCGTTGAGCCCCGGGTTGCACAACTGCTCGAGCGCTACAAGTTGCGACCAGAAATGCTGCAACACGACCCAGATCACTTGTTTCATGAACTGGTGCGTCAGCAGCTGGACGGTGAACTAGAAGCCGCTTTTAAAGCAGCACAGCAGCAGCTTGACGATATGGTGGCGCGTTTGCGTCCAGTAGTCGAGCGCATCGAGCCGACGTTAGGTCCAGCTACCGAAGCGCTGGGTGCAGCACTGCGGCATGAACTAGACCGCTTTGAAGGACGTGTGCTGAAGGCGGCTAAGCAACGTGAAGCTACACTGCATAACCAAATTGCTCGGCTGCACGCCAGCCTGTTTCCCAACGGTGTGTTGCAGGAACGCGTGTTTTCGCCGGTTTACTTTTTGAGTAAATATGGGCTGGGGCTCATCGAGGCGTTATACAATGACTGGCCGCTTGATCCTGCTAACCTGCACATCGTCTACTTGTAA
- a CDS encoding HD domain-containing protein, whose product MGTVHFGRVLFSPLVEQAIELAARWHDRTYRKSQWRPPLLPAPDPEDLVPVPVMAHVTTVALLVDRAGWDDVVVAAAFLHDALEDTNCYGQQLRYEVLRARMGEAVARLVQDVTEQKFDAAGQWRSWEARKADYLNHLRVATPAAMAISLADKLHNLWTINQTLEAGIDIFAPAPGRRPLNAGPQAQAQFHQALLDLSRQHTEPRLNPLRDRFAYEVERFLNWIARTQ is encoded by the coding sequence ATGGGAACGGTGCATTTTGGACGGGTACTGTTTAGCCCCCTGGTAGAACAGGCGATCGAGCTGGCTGCCCGCTGGCATGACCGTACGTATCGTAAAAGCCAGTGGCGTCCCCCCTTGTTGCCTGCACCTGACCCCGAAGATTTGGTGCCGGTCCCCGTAATGGCGCATGTGACAACCGTAGCGCTTTTGGTGGACCGGGCCGGATGGGATGATGTGGTCGTTGCAGCTGCTTTTTTACATGATGCCCTGGAAGATACCAACTGCTATGGCCAGCAACTACGCTACGAAGTGTTGCGTGCGCGTATGGGAGAGGCAGTCGCACGCCTGGTTCAGGATGTGACCGAACAGAAATTCGATGCTGCAGGCCAATGGCGTAGCTGGGAGGCCCGCAAGGCCGATTACCTGAACCATTTGCGCGTGGCCACGCCAGCAGCTATGGCCATCAGCTTGGCCGACAAGTTGCATAATCTCTGGACCATTAACCAAACGCTGGAGGCAGGCATCGATATCTTTGCACCAGCACCCGGCCGGCGTCCGCTTAATGCCGGGCCTCAAGCTCAGGCACAATTCCATCAAGCCTTACTTGACCTCTCTCGCCAGCATACCGAGCCGCGCCTGAACCCGCTCCGCGACCGCTTCGCGTATGAAGTGGAGCGATTTCTGAATTGGATAGCCCGCACGCAGTAA